In uncultured Methanobacterium sp., a genomic segment contains:
- a CDS encoding invasin domain 3-containing protein, translated as MFILTFAFVLAIVGTSAAVVNATDNVTNSSDEYVGCDPIINGTVTINEYGQVRPLANATVVVNSSGRIVGGATTDENGYYSLNFYSTATQFNITTSYIGCPSVTALLNVTGNGTKYGTLNFQLYPYNATDTTSSNQGTNVWVQADNMYGFAGILKVYVQNIGTTDAFCIDIFTPIDDTDDLLVNGPLPGTAGDLPSGVDWGKVNYLIKTYYSSSMSSNEAAALQCAIWYFTSAPYGTYASGKTKWQYLTYTSSINPYRYDGMTQGGSNSVVTRAWQMINAATSIDYPYQITLEPDTTRVANGGTVTLTATVRDQNGDVMPGVTVNFSTDKGSITSSGTTDSNGQVTATLSGVPSNSTATVLAGVSGKYGNLLYDNPNDPAQNLVVPNLLTYTLRDYSYINFDETANVTLNQTVNGVTGSTPQVNVGDTVTYVVTATNTGPTTATGILIKDLIPSGLSNVTVTASNGNNYYDSTTGIWTIGSLSNGSSATLTIIGKATAAMAGFNTTNTATRTAQDQYNDKTATTSEQVYTKRANVIVTNTANQSNLNVGDTATFTVTVTNNGPDTATNIKITDTTPTGFTAGTPTTGTYTGGVWTIPTLGSGNSTTLTFTRILLAADANTNKTNHATETQNEYPQTITIPDATIHVKQADITLTQTVNGASTGIVTVNVGSTITFIITAKNNGPDTASNIYISDLIPAGLTGVTVTPSAGTYYNSTTGIWSITSLANGITATLNITGKAGAAMAGLNTTNTATRTGQSEYDSKPAVSTSIPVYTKLANVTITNTANQSNLNVGDTATFTVTVTNNGPDTATNIKITDTTPTGFTAGTPTTGTYTGGVWTIPTLGSGNSTTLTFTRILLAADANTNKTNHATETQNEYPQTITIPDATIHVKQADITLTQTVNGSTGTLNVNAGDSLTFIITAQNNGPDTATNINITDIIPSGLTIVSIVPSVGSYDPITGNWNIPSLATGSANAATLKITALASPSMAGLTITNTATRKNQTEYDPSAATASVSVYTNKVDLTLTQTVNSGTANVSLNVGNTVTIVITLKNNGPNTADNIIVQNLLPAGLTNISGTTSGGTVSGTFDPNTGIWNLSSLASGQTRKLTIIGTVGPSMAGTTVNNTAIATQTEYDPTPATSTSANIYTKLVDIKVVQTANKEDVRVGDNVIYTITVTNYGPDTANAIVITDLLPTGMTYVSNTRTAGSYSSTTGKWSGFALTSGSSATLTLTGKATSTVANSLVTNFANQTSQTEYDKIYDTSNSSVYVYNNKANVTVSQTVNNGSSTTANVGDTITYIITAVNNGPDQATGLKITDIIPEGLSDITYTASTGLNTYNTTTGIWNIGNLNNLATATLKITGKVTSTLAGLTTTNYANRTAQTGYNPSPSTTSTTFYTNQADVGLTQTVNGGSSAIVNVGDPVTIVVTATNNGPNSASNININELLPAGFTPDSITAGSGSSYSEGVWTISSLANDANTTLTITGKATAAMAGVTVNNTVNRTSQAEYNSLASSNTAIIYTKLSDPIITQTVNNQDTGLVTVNVGDNVTYIVNAYCSGPDNATNIQIKDVVPVGLTDVTVTPSVGKYDSSTGIWTIDFLKAYTSATLNITGKAGASMAGTNTTNNAVEIFQTEYNPTPGNSTSIPVYTKLADVTLTQTGGYQSDVVTFIVTATNNGPDSATNINIKDMIPSGLTGVTVIPSVGTYNSTTEIWNIPELLSGEFATLTITGNATPTTTVTNTANKTNQSEYDPNLQNSLSLTVYAPAVDIQVWNYPWYYDKTKQAYLDQYGAGNTPVMIADIENLGPNDATNIVIQYTFGDGLEYIDCNTQGFGTTTYENNTITWTIPYLPTKGIAFMKIYLYVVGTGNKTPNLTTLAKLINVNEMDINSTNNQESYGLISPEAADIQVNQTATTYIENNTNYVKYTITVTNNGPNNATGLKITDILPTGVQWKSDDSNGLYNNKTTGTGAGVWNIGTLNNGTTITLTIIAKVTGTGLIANTATKTSLTQKDYYYYNNAQTTYINSESYTKSVDIQVWNYPWYYDKTKQAYLDQYGAGNTPVMIADIENLGPNDATNIVIQYTFGDGLEYIDCNTQGFGTTTYENNTITWTIPYLPTKGIAFMKIYLYVVGTGNKTPNLTTLAKLVSIGAGQIDINSTNNQESYGLISPEAADIQVNQTATTYIENNTNYVKYTITVTNNGPNNATGLKITDILPTGVQWKSDDSNGLYNNKTTGTGAGVWNIGTLNNGTTITLTIIAKVTGTGLIANTATKTSLTQKDYYYYNNAQTTYIINTE; from the coding sequence ATGTTTATTTTAACGTTTGCATTTGTACTTGCAATAGTAGGAACTTCTGCAGCCGTTGTAAACGCAACAGACAATGTTACGAACTCATCTGATGAGTACGTAGGATGTGACCCGATAATAAATGGTACTGTGACCATCAATGAGTATGGTCAGGTGCGCCCATTGGCAAATGCCACCGTTGTGGTGAATTCCAGTGGTAGAATTGTAGGTGGTGCAACCACTGATGAAAATGGATATTATTCTTTAAACTTTTACAGCACTGCTACCCAGTTCAATATAACCACCAGTTACATTGGTTGTCCTTCAGTCACCGCACTTTTGAATGTCACAGGAAATGGAACAAAATACGGAACACTTAACTTCCAATTATATCCTTACAACGCCACGGACACCACTTCATCCAATCAGGGTACCAATGTATGGGTTCAAGCCGATAACATGTACGGATTTGCTGGAATACTGAAAGTATATGTGCAAAACATTGGAACTACAGATGCATTCTGTATAGATATTTTCACACCCATAGATGATACTGATGATCTCCTTGTTAATGGACCTTTACCCGGTACAGCAGGGGATTTACCCAGTGGAGTAGATTGGGGTAAAGTTAATTATTTAATCAAAACCTATTACTCCAGTTCCATGAGCAGTAACGAAGCTGCTGCCCTGCAATGTGCTATCTGGTACTTCACATCAGCACCATACGGAACATACGCCTCGGGTAAAACTAAATGGCAATACTTGACCTACACCTCCAGTATAAATCCGTACAGATATGATGGAATGACTCAAGGAGGCAGTAACAGTGTTGTAACTAGAGCTTGGCAGATGATAAACGCAGCAACATCCATAGATTACCCTTATCAGATCACCTTAGAACCAGACACAACCAGAGTGGCCAATGGAGGAACTGTTACCTTAACTGCCACAGTCCGTGACCAGAATGGTGATGTGATGCCTGGTGTGACTGTTAATTTCTCCACAGATAAAGGATCAATAACCAGTTCTGGAACTACAGATTCAAATGGACAAGTAACTGCGACCTTATCTGGAGTTCCCAGTAACAGTACCGCCACAGTTTTAGCAGGAGTAAGTGGAAAATACGGAAACCTATTATATGACAACCCCAATGACCCTGCACAGAACCTAGTAGTGCCTAACCTTTTAACTTACACCCTCAGGGATTACTCATACATTAACTTTGATGAAACTGCAAATGTAACACTCAACCAAACTGTAAATGGAGTTACTGGTTCAACACCACAGGTGAATGTGGGGGATACAGTGACTTATGTTGTCACTGCAACCAATACAGGACCCACTACTGCTACAGGAATTTTGATAAAAGATTTAATCCCCTCAGGATTAAGTAACGTTACTGTTACTGCTTCAAACGGTAATAATTATTATGACTCAACCACTGGAATCTGGACAATAGGATCATTATCAAACGGTTCCAGTGCTACTTTAACCATAATTGGAAAAGCAACTGCAGCAATGGCTGGATTTAACACCACCAATACTGCTACCAGAACTGCTCAGGACCAGTACAATGATAAAACTGCCACTACTAGTGAGCAGGTTTACACTAAACGAGCAAATGTGATTGTAACCAACACCGCCAACCAGAGCAACCTCAACGTAGGTGACACAGCAACTTTCACAGTAACCGTAACCAACAACGGACCAGACACAGCAACCAACATAAAAATAACCGACACAACACCAACCGGTTTCACCGCAGGCACACCAACCACCGGAACCTACACCGGCGGAGTATGGACCATACCAACACTCGGAAGCGGAAACTCCACCACACTAACCTTCACCAGAATACTACTAGCAGCAGACGCCAACACCAACAAAACAAACCACGCCACAGAAACACAAAACGAATACCCCCAAACCATAACCATACCAGACGCAACCATACACGTCAAACAAGCAGACATCACCCTAACACAAACAGTTAACGGTGCCAGCACTGGAATAGTAACTGTGAATGTTGGAAGTACAATAACCTTCATTATCACTGCTAAAAACAATGGACCAGACACAGCGAGCAATATTTATATTAGTGATCTGATTCCAGCAGGACTTACAGGGGTAACTGTAACACCTAGCGCTGGAACATACTATAATTCTACTACTGGCATATGGAGCATAACCAGCCTGGCAAATGGAATAACTGCCACACTGAACATAACCGGAAAAGCTGGAGCTGCAATGGCCGGGTTGAACACTACAAACACTGCTACCAGAACTGGTCAAAGTGAATATGACAGCAAACCTGCTGTTAGCACCAGCATACCAGTATACACTAAACTGGCTAATGTAACGATTACCAACACCGCCAACCAGAGCAACCTCAACGTAGGTGACACAGCAACTTTCACAGTAACCGTAACCAACAACGGACCAGACACAGCAACCAACATAAAAATAACCGACACAACACCAACCGGTTTCACCGCAGGCACACCAACCACCGGAACCTACACCGGCGGAGTATGGACCATACCAACACTCGGAAGCGGAAACTCCACCACACTAACCTTCACCAGAATACTACTAGCAGCAGACGCCAACACCAACAAAACAAACCACGCCACAGAAACACAAAACGAATACCCCCAAACCATAACCATACCAGACGCAACCATACACGTCAAACAAGCAGACATCACCCTAACACAAACAGTTAACGGTTCTACAGGGACTTTAAATGTTAACGCAGGTGATTCCTTAACTTTTATTATAACTGCTCAAAATAACGGGCCAGATACTGCAACTAACATTAACATAACTGATATAATACCCTCTGGGTTAACCATTGTGAGTATTGTACCCAGTGTGGGAAGTTACGATCCTATAACTGGAAATTGGAACATACCATCCTTAGCCACAGGATCCGCAAATGCAGCAACCCTGAAGATAACTGCACTTGCAAGTCCTAGTATGGCTGGATTAACCATTACCAACACAGCTACACGTAAAAATCAGACTGAATATGACCCTTCAGCAGCTACAGCCAGTGTCAGTGTTTACACTAACAAAGTTGATCTCACATTAACTCAGACTGTGAATAGTGGAACAGCTAATGTGAGTTTGAATGTTGGTAACACTGTAACCATTGTTATCACTCTCAAAAATAATGGACCTAACACTGCAGATAATATAATTGTGCAAAACTTGCTGCCTGCTGGACTCACCAATATATCTGGAACAACTTCTGGTGGTACAGTTAGTGGTACTTTTGACCCCAATACTGGAATTTGGAATTTAAGTTCTCTTGCATCTGGACAAACAAGGAAACTGACTATCATAGGAACTGTTGGACCAAGCATGGCTGGAACAACTGTGAACAACACTGCCATTGCAACCCAGACAGAATATGACCCCACACCTGCAACCAGCACCAGTGCCAACATATACACCAAACTGGTTGACATTAAAGTGGTGCAAACAGCTAATAAAGAGGATGTGCGCGTGGGTGACAATGTAATTTACACCATCACTGTCACCAACTATGGGCCGGATACTGCTAACGCCATCGTAATAACTGACCTTTTACCCACCGGCATGACATATGTTAGCAATACTCGCACGGCAGGATCATACAGTTCAACCACTGGGAAATGGTCGGGTTTTGCTCTTACATCAGGTTCCAGTGCAACTCTAACATTAACTGGAAAAGCTACCTCTACAGTTGCAAACAGCCTGGTTACTAACTTTGCAAATCAAACATCACAAACTGAATATGATAAAATCTATGATACCAGCAATAGCAGTGTCTATGTTTACAACAATAAAGCCAATGTCACGGTTTCCCAAACCGTAAATAATGGAAGTAGTACCACAGCAAATGTAGGTGATACTATAACCTACATCATAACTGCTGTTAACAATGGCCCGGACCAGGCCACAGGATTGAAGATAACTGATATCATACCTGAAGGATTATCTGATATCACTTACACTGCCAGCACCGGACTGAACACTTACAACACAACCACTGGAATATGGAACATAGGTAATTTAAACAACTTGGCAACTGCCACACTAAAGATAACTGGTAAAGTCACATCCACACTGGCGGGACTAACCACCACTAACTATGCCAACCGAACTGCCCAAACAGGATACAACCCCTCCCCTAGCACCACAAGTACCACATTCTACACCAATCAAGCAGATGTGGGTTTAACTCAAACGGTTAATGGTGGAAGCAGTGCTATAGTTAATGTGGGAGATCCTGTGACCATAGTTGTGACTGCCACCAACAATGGACCGAACAGTGCAAGTAACATTAACATTAACGAATTATTACCTGCAGGATTTACTCCAGATTCCATAACAGCAGGAAGTGGAAGTAGTTACTCCGAAGGAGTATGGACTATATCTTCACTGGCTAATGATGCAAACACAACTTTAACCATAACTGGTAAAGCAACTGCTGCAATGGCTGGTGTGACTGTGAACAACACTGTGAACAGAACCAGTCAAGCTGAATATAACAGTCTGGCAAGCAGCAACACTGCTATAATTTACACCAAACTTTCAGATCCAATAATTACTCAAACGGTTAACAACCAAGATACCGGATTAGTAACTGTGAATGTAGGAGACAACGTGACCTATATTGTCAATGCTTACTGTAGTGGACCGGACAATGCCACTAACATCCAGATTAAAGATGTGGTGCCTGTTGGATTAACAGATGTGACTGTAACCCCATCTGTTGGAAAATACGATTCATCAACTGGAATTTGGACCATTGACTTCCTGAAAGCATACACCAGTGCTACCTTAAACATAACTGGAAAAGCTGGGGCCAGTATGGCTGGAACCAACACAACAAACAATGCAGTTGAGATATTCCAGACAGAATATAACCCCACACCAGGTAACAGCACCAGTATTCCAGTTTACACCAAACTGGCAGATGTTACATTAACCCAAACTGGAGGTTACCAGAGTGATGTAGTGACATTTATTGTGACTGCAACTAACAATGGGCCTGATAGTGCCACCAATATAAACATTAAGGACATGATACCATCTGGACTGACAGGTGTTACTGTAATTCCAAGTGTCGGAACTTATAATTCCACCACTGAAATCTGGAACATACCTGAATTGTTGAGTGGTGAATTTGCTACTTTGACTATAACTGGTAATGCAACACCAACAACAACAGTTACTAACACTGCAAACAAAACCAATCAATCTGAATATGACCCTAATTTACAAAATTCGTTATCATTAACTGTTTATGCTCCAGCAGTGGATATTCAAGTTTGGAACTACCCTTGGTACTACGACAAAACAAAACAAGCATATTTAGACCAATACGGTGCTGGAAACACACCAGTAATGATTGCAGACATAGAAAACCTTGGTCCTAATGATGCTACAAACATTGTAATCCAATACACATTCGGAGACGGATTAGAATACATAGATTGCAATACACAAGGATTTGGAACAACCACCTACGAAAACAACACCATAACCTGGACAATACCTTACCTACCCACAAAAGGCATAGCATTCATGAAAATATACCTATACGTAGTAGGCACCGGTAACAAAACACCAAACTTAACCACCCTAGCAAAACTAATAAATGTTAATGAAATGGATATTAACAGCACAAATAATCAAGAATCATATGGATTAATTTCACCAGAAGCCGCAGACATACAAGTAAACCAAACAGCAACCACATACATAGAAAACAACACAAATTACGTTAAATACACAATAACAGTCACTAACAACGGACCAAACAATGCAACAGGACTCAAAATAACAGACATATTACCTACAGGAGTCCAATGGAAATCAGACGACTCAAACGGATTATACAATAACAAAACAACAGGAACAGGAGCAGGTGTTTGGAACATAGGCACACTAAACAACGGAACAACCATCACCCTAACTATAATAGCAAAAGTAACCGGAACAGGATTAATAGCCAACACAGCAACCAAAACAAGCCTAACACAAAAAGACTATTACTACTACAACAACGCACAAACAACATACATTAATTCAGAAAGTTATACAAAATCTGTGGATATTCAAGTTTGGAACTACCCTTGGTACTATGACAAAACAAAACAAGCATATTTAGACCAATACGGTGCTGGAAACACACCAGTAATGATTGCAGACATAGAAAACCTTGGTCCTAATGATGCTACAAACATTGTAATCCAATACACATTCGGAGACGGATTAGAATACATAGATTGCAATACACAAGGATTTGGAACAACCACCTACGAAAACAACACCATAACCTGGACAATACCTTACCTACCCACAAAAGGCATAGCATTCATGAAAATATACCTATACGTAGTAGGCACCGGTAACAAAACACCAAACTTAACCACCCTAGCAAAACTAGTAAGTATTGGTGCTGGACAAATTGATATTAACAGCACAAATAATCAAGAATCATATGGATTAATTTCACCAGAAGCCGCAGACATACAAGTAAACCAAACAGCAACCACATACATAGAAAACAACACAAATTACGTTAAATACACAATAACAGTCACTAACAACGGACCAAACAATGCAACAGGACTCAAAATAACAGACATATTACCTACAGGAGTCCAATGGAAATCAGACGACTCAAACGGATTATACAATAACAAAACAACAGGAACAGGAGCAGGTGTTTGGAACATAGGCACACTAAACAACGGAACAACCATCACCCTAACTATAATAGCAAAAGTAACCGGAACAGGATTAATAGCCAACACAGCAACCAAAACAAGCCTAACACAAAAAGACTATTACTACTACAACAACGCACAAACAACATACATTATTAATACAGAATAA
- the asnB gene encoding asparagine synthase (glutamine-hydrolyzing) produces the protein MSGITGIFRRDGKDVDLADIKKMNDKISYRGPDGSRVWCEGPIALGHQMLHTTHESLHEILPFEDEESGLVITADARIDNRKDLAPILGIKDNEYVSDSYFILKAYEKWGEKCPEELLGDFAFAIWDKNKEQLFCARDHMGVKPFYYFLENNLFIFATEMKAIFPALRIKYELNDLKLAEYLLNIKDKKFTFFKNILILEAANSIFFHNKSQISINKYWELDSSLKIRMDSEKDYSNAFRKIFREAVKCRLRTCFPLGFELSGGLDSSSIVCMARDLVDKEDFLFDHLNTFSLIYDGFKEADERYYIQKIVEKGKIKSHYIFSENIDPLDKMENILYYQEQPFFTPFMSTFWESYKRMKNNNIRILLVGTGGDEVLLINNRYLFELAISLKIKTLFKELKCLKKLTNINIFNLLIQNVFIPLIPLKIKNLHNFFKNRSNFNPMTILNQDFVNKLGGYDYFNDIFNERNFFLKKGTSKEYNYQNIDSLTYDKYTTIKNKGTSQFYIEPRYPFFDKRLIEFCYGLPNDMKTNKGWNKYILRLSMENILPFEVQHRLDKGATDQVFYKNFISYQKNLIETIIYKEPELISSYVNINILKQIYEDYKSGIANHNLIYVWFVLLLFLWFKKIKFIIEE, from the coding sequence ATGAGTGGGATAACTGGAATTTTCAGGCGAGATGGTAAGGATGTGGATCTTGCTGATATCAAGAAAATGAATGATAAGATCTCATACCGTGGACCCGATGGATCCAGAGTCTGGTGTGAAGGACCAATAGCCCTGGGCCATCAGATGCTCCACACAACACATGAATCCCTCCATGAAATATTACCCTTTGAAGATGAAGAATCTGGTCTGGTTATAACAGCAGATGCACGTATTGATAACCGTAAGGATCTTGCACCCATACTGGGAATTAAAGATAATGAATATGTGTCTGATAGCTACTTTATCCTCAAAGCATATGAGAAATGGGGTGAAAAGTGTCCTGAAGAACTCCTTGGGGATTTTGCTTTTGCTATTTGGGATAAAAACAAGGAGCAGTTATTTTGTGCCCGAGATCATATGGGAGTGAAACCTTTTTATTATTTTTTAGAAAATAATCTTTTTATTTTTGCTACAGAAATGAAAGCAATTTTTCCTGCTTTAAGAATCAAATATGAACTAAATGACCTTAAATTAGCAGAATATTTACTCAATATTAAAGATAAAAAATTTACTTTTTTTAAAAATATTCTAATTTTAGAGGCCGCAAATTCTATTTTTTTTCATAATAAATCGCAAATTTCAATTAATAAATATTGGGAACTTGATTCGAGTTTAAAAATCAGAATGGATTCAGAAAAAGATTATTCAAATGCTTTTAGGAAGATTTTTAGGGAAGCGGTTAAATGTCGTTTAAGAACATGCTTTCCTTTAGGATTTGAATTGAGTGGGGGTTTAGATTCATCTTCAATTGTTTGTATGGCAAGGGATTTAGTTGATAAAGAAGATTTTTTATTTGATCATCTAAATACATTCTCTCTAATTTATGATGGTTTTAAAGAAGCAGATGAACGTTATTATATTCAAAAAATAGTAGAAAAGGGGAAGATTAAGAGCCATTATATATTTAGTGAGAATATTGACCCCTTAGATAAAATGGAAAATATTTTATATTATCAAGAGCAGCCATTTTTTACTCCATTCATGTCAACTTTTTGGGAATCTTATAAAAGAATGAAAAATAACAATATAAGAATTTTATTAGTTGGAACCGGTGGGGATGAAGTTCTTCTAATTAACAATAGATACTTATTTGAATTAGCAATTAGTCTAAAAATTAAAACATTGTTTAAAGAACTTAAATGTCTTAAAAAACTAACAAATATAAATATATTTAATTTATTGATACAAAATGTTTTTATTCCATTAATTCCTCTGAAAATAAAGAATTTACATAATTTTTTTAAAAATCGATCTAATTTTAACCCTATGACAATTTTAAATCAAGATTTTGTAAATAAATTAGGGGGGTATGATTATTTTAATGATATATTTAATGAAAGGAACTTTTTTTTGAAAAAAGGAACTTCTAAAGAGTATAACTATCAAAATATAGACTCTTTGACTTACGATAAATATACAACAATAAAAAATAAAGGAACATCACAGTTCTATATAGAACCAAGATATCCATTTTTTGATAAAAGACTAATTGAATTTTGTTATGGACTTCCTAATGATATGAAAACTAATAAAGGATGGAATAAATATATTTTACGCTTAAGTATGGAAAATATTTTACCCTTTGAAGTACAACACAGGTTAGATAAAGGTGCAACGGATCAAGTTTTTTATAAAAATTTTATTTCATATCAAAAGAATCTAATTGAAACAATTATTTACAAAGAACCAGAATTAATTTCTTCCTATGTTAACATTAATATTTTAAAACAAATTTATGAAGATTACAAATCTGGAATTGCAAATCACAACCTCATTTATGTTTGGTTTGTTTTATTGCTATTTTTATGGTTTAAAAAAATTAAGTTCATAATTGAAGAATAA
- a CDS encoding PqqD family protein — protein sequence MELSGSTVVTVNNDYVYCKVEDEMVLLGMEDGIYYGLNPVGAFIWEQIKEPKTIDQIRDAILDEYNVEKDECERDLLELLKELTENGMVEVKKSD from the coding sequence ATGGAATTATCTGGTTCTACAGTGGTAACAGTTAACAATGACTATGTTTACTGTAAGGTGGAGGATGAAATGGTTCTACTTGGAATGGAAGATGGGATCTACTATGGGTTAAACCCTGTAGGTGCATTCATCTGGGAACAGATCAAAGAACCTAAAACCATCGACCAGATCAGGGATGCTATTTTAGATGAATATAATGTTGAGAAAGATGAATGTGAGCGAGATTTATTGGAGTTACTCAAGGAATTAACTGAAAATGGAATGGTTGAAGTTAAAAAGAGTGATTAA